The Silene latifolia isolate original U9 population chromosome X, ASM4854445v1, whole genome shotgun sequence genome contains the following window.
TTACTCCTTACAAATATCTCCTTGACTATGGGAAAAACAACTTAACGTGTCTAATAACAGAAAAAATCTTCAAGATAATTGAATCCTACTCGAATTCTCAAAGTATGTTTTGTCCTTATATATATACACAACGTACATCACCCTATTTCACTATTACAACACAAAATCTCACAAAAATTCCCATACACAAAGAAATAATAAGCTTCGGTTAGGATTTTGTATTCCAGCTTTCTTTGATCATAATTATCTTGTAAAATGGGAGCTTATGATCTACCATTGGGTTACAAGTTCGAACCGTCGAAGGAAGAACTTGTTGGGTATTTTTTGAAAAGAAGGCTAAGTGGCGAACCATTGGAATCATTCTACAACAATGTTATCATGGACTTTGATGTATACAGTCATCATCCCTCGAAGATCATGACTTTAACTAAAAGAAAGGTAGAAGAAGACGGTTTTCAACAAGGTTACTTCTTCAGCTCTCTCGAGACGACTTCTAAGAATGGCAAGAGAATAAAGCGCCATATCCCTACCCATGGGACTTGGTTAGAGAAAGCCGCTACAAAGATGATATGTTATCAGAACGAGGTTATTGGGATCCACAAGTACTACAAGTTTAACCCGGTTTCTGAATTCAAAGACAGCATGTTGAACAAAGACGAGTGGATGATGCATGAATACTCTCTTTTACCCAACCAAGACACCCAAGACAAAGATATAATGGTATTGTGCCATATTACTAACAAGAAAGATTATAATAATTCCCATAATAAGAGTATTAAGGCTCGTAAGATAAACATGGTAGTAGACGAATCGTTGGATTATGAAGCGGGTCCTAGTAAGATAAGTCGGGTTGATCCATATACTGCATGGAATAACGAAGATCCATTAAACTTGATCTCTTACGACGTTGGGGATGAGTGTGCTAATGGAGGAGTAAAAGACGATGAGTCTTTAAAATTGTTCGAGGATGGGTACAAGTCTGCAATGGAACAAATTGTTGCACAAGAAGATCATCATGACGTTCATCAGGTCATCGGGATTCCAGCCGGGTAGATGGCTGCCGGCGAGTTAACATGGACAACAGCAAGTAACTTGGATCCACGGGCTCAAGAAGAGTTAAATAGATTGGAGGCCTTGTTAATGGCTTAATTTTTATACTCCATGCAACAAATAATAATGTTATGTTATTGAACCAACAAGGCACAAGAATCATGTACTCGAGTATTATATATGTTGCCTACGTACTTTGTAAAAAGTTTCATGCAATTTTTCAagtcttttgtttttttgttatcGTCATGAGCAAATTCTTTTAGATTGTAAAGTTATATTCTTAATACGATGCCATCAAATTTTACTGTATCTTGGTCATCAAGAATATTCAAGATTTTTAATGTTGAGTATGAGAAACTAACAAATTAG
Protein-coding sequences here:
- the LOC141620728 gene encoding NAC domain containing protein 50-like, with protein sequence MGAYDLPLGYKFEPSKEELVGYFLKRRLSGEPLESFYNNVIMDFDVYSHHPSKIMTLTKRKVEEDGFQQGYFFSSLETTSKNGKRIKRHIPTHGTWLEKAATKMICYQNEVIGIHKYYKFNPVSEFKDSMLNKDEWMMHEYSLLPNQDTQDKDIMVLCHITNKKDYNNSHNKSIKARKINMVVDESLDYEAGPSKISRVDPYTAWNNEDPLNLISYDVGDECANGGVKDDESLKLFEDGYKSAMEQIVAQEDHHDVHQVIGIPAG